The sequence GCGGACAAGACCACCGATTCCCCGACCATCCAGGTGCAGGTGGAGGGCAGCCCGAACCGCCACCGGTTCGACCACAACCATTTCGGCCCGCGGCCGCCGCTCGGGCGGAACGGCGGAGAAACCATGCGCATCGGCTACAGCGGCCAGTCCATGCGATCGTCCGGGACGGTGGTGGAGGATAATCTCTTCGACCGCTGCGACGGCGAGATCGAGATCATCTCCAACAAGTCCTGCGACAACGTCTACCGCTCCAACACCTTCCGGGACTGCGCCGGCATGCTCACCCTGCGGCATGGCAACGGATGCCGGGTGGAAGGCAACTTTTTCTTCGGCGGCGGGAAGAAGGGCGCGGGGGGCATCCGCATCATCGGGGAGAACCATGTCGTGGTGAACAACTACCTCGACGACGTGGTGGAAGGGGCCTTCTGGATCACCGCGGGCATCCCGGAATCGCCGCTCAACGGCTACTTCCAGGCCCGCCATTGCACGATCGCCTTCAACACCGTGGTCGCCAGCCGGGGCGTGTGCATCCAGACCGATGCGGGCATGGGCACCTCGGGCCGCACCTTGCTGCCGGAGGACATTGCCATCGCCGGCAATCTGCTGAACCTGCCGCCCGGAAGCGTTCCGGCGCGGGGCAAGCAGGGACCCGGTTTCGTGTGGGCGGACAATCTGACCAACCTGGCCGCGCCGGGTTTCCGCACCGTGGAGCCGGGCTTGAGCCGCGGGCCGGACGGTGTCTGGCGGCCCTCCACGGGCAGTCCGTGCATCGGTGCCGCGAAGGGGTTGGCCGGGATCGCCGCCGACATCGATGGCCAGCCGCGCCCCGATCGTGCCGATGCCGGATGCGACCAGGTGTCCAGCGCGCCGGTGGTCCATCGAGCGCTTTCCGCGGCCGATGTCGGACCGGCCTGGATGAACCGTTCCGTGCCGGTAAAGGCCGCGCCATGATCGATCGCTCATCACGCGAGCGGTGGCTTATGAAGGCTACTCATTCGTGTAGCTAACACGCTCCCGACAGGCGGCGCACATTGGCAAGTATCCGGAGAGAACCCATCGCACTCCGGGCACTCCCAAACCGATAGCCCATCATGAGCCCACGTATTGCAGGCCGTCCGATCGTGACACGAGCCTCCCTCCTCGCCACCGCCGCCACCCTTTTCCTGGCCCCGCTTCCGGCCACCGCCGCCACCAAGACCTGGGACGGCGGCGGCACCAACGATACCTGGCTGAACGGTGTCAACTGGAACGCGAACACCGCTCCGGCCGCCAACGACACGCTGGTCTTCGGCGGCACGGTCCGCCTCACGCCGGTCAATGACTTCGCCGCCGGCACCGTCTTCACGGGGCTCTCCTTCGCCGCCGGCGCGGGGGCGTTCAATGTCACCGGCAATGGCATCGTGCTCAACCGCTCCACGATCGCGAACAACGCCACCAACGCCGTGACCGTGGGCCTGCCGATCACCATCGGCAGCGGCCTCACCACGCTCACCACCCCGGCCACCGGCGGCACGATGAACCTCTCCGGAGCGTTCGCCCGCTCGACCGGTTCCACCGTCGTCGTCAACCGCGTGGGAGGGAACATCAACCTCGCCGGTTCGGGACTCGCCAACGATGCCAGCGGCATCCTCGGCGGCTGGGCGGTGATCGGCAACGACTGGGCCAGCCTCGATGGCAGCGGCAACACGGTGCCGTACACCGCCTACACCAACATCCCGTCCGGTGCGATCACCACGGGAGCCAATCTGAACTACCGCTACACCGCGGATACGGCCAACATCACCGCCGCCGCGGGCACCGCCATCAACAGCCTGGTCACCACCATCGGCACCGGTCGCACGCTCACTCTCGCCGGGGCGCTCCGGCTGGGGGCCCGCGGTGGCATCTACCGGACCGGCGCCTCGTCCGCAAACAGCGTGATGCTCGTGACCGGCGGGAGTCTCACCGCCAGCGGCGGCGGTGAGATCACATTGCTGGACGCCACCACCACGGCGGCCAATTTCACCGCCACCAACAACAACCTGCGGATCGATTCCACCATGACCGATGACGGCGCGAATCCGGTGGCGGTCAACATCGTCGGCTACCTCGACATCCGCGGTACCAACACCTACTCCGGCGGCACGTTCATCAACCTCGGCCGCGTCCAGGGGAGCAACACCTCGGTGTTCGGCACCGGACCGGTCACGATTTACACAGGTGGGCAGGCGTTCCTGAACAACAACGGCACCTTCGCCAACAACTTCACCATCGCCGGCACGGGATCGACCGAGACCAGTGGCGGGCAGACGATGGGCGCGATCCGCATGAACACCGGGGCGACCACGCTTTCCGGGACCATCACACTCGCGGAGAATGCCCGAATCACCGGTGGCTCGGGTGGAACGAACGCCATCACCGGAAAGATCACCGGCTCCGGCCGCCTGGAGTTCACCGCCGCCACCGGCAACGTGGGGAGCATCACGTTGAACAACGCCGCGAACGATTGGAATGGCGGCCTGCTCCTCACCGTCGGCGGCGCGGGCCGCCAGGTGTATGTGAAGCTCGGCGCGGACGAGCAGATCCCGAATGGAGCGGGGAAGGGGAGCGTCACCATCGCCGGTGCCTCGGACATCGCGCGCCTCGACCTCTCCGGTCACAACGAGACGATCAATGGATTGAATGCGGCGGTGAACACCTTCAACCAGGTGAAGAACACCGCCGCCACGCCATGCACCCTCACGCTGGGCGCGAACAACGCCGCCGGCGACTTCGGCGGCACGCTCGATGACGCGGGTGCCGGGGCGGTCAGCCTGGTGAAGACCGGCACCGGCACCCAGATCTTCCGTGGCACCACCAACCACCTCGGCACCACCACGGTGGATGGCGGGCGGCTTGAGTTCGTGGGTGATCTCGCCGCCACCGGCCTGGTCACGGTGAACAGCGGGGCGACGCTGGCGGCGAATGCCCAGCTCTCGCCGGATGTCACCATCGCCACCGGCGGCCTGCTGGCCAGCAATCCCGCCGCGGGAGCCGGCATCACCTTGAAGAAGGATCTCAACCTCGCCGAGGGCTCCGCGATCCAGATCAACACCGCGTCCTTTCCCGCCGCTCCGGTGCAGGTGCTCGGCACGCTCAATCCCACCGGCGGCGAGGCCACCGTCTCGATCAACCTGACCGGCGTGGCACCCGCGGTCGGCCAGTATCCGGTCATCAGCTACGGCGCGCTGGGCGGCGTGGGCCTGACCGCGTTCAAGCTCGGCACGGTGCCGCTCCGTTTCCAGGCCCAGCTCTACAACGACACGGTGAACAAGGTGATCGTGATGGACGTGATCTCCAGCGGCGATTTTCCGGTGTGGTCCGGGGCGCTCGGCAACGAGTGGAGCACCGCCGTGCTGGCCGCTCCGAAGAACTGGGTCATGAACTCCAGCGCGGCGATCACCACCGATTACCTGGATGGCGAGATCGATCTTTTCGATGACACCGCCGTCCACGCCACGCCCGATATCAGCAACGGCCCGGTGAGTCCGCTGGAAGTCCGCTTCAACAACAACGTGCTCGATTACGTCGTCACCGGTTCCCAGGGCATCACCGGCACCGGCATTCTCGTCAAGAACGGCAGCGCCGTCTCCACGCTCGCGACCAACAACAGCTATTCCGGCCAGACCACGGTCAATGCCGGCACCCTCAGGATCGGTAACGGTGGAACTTCCGGCACGGCGGGCAGCGGACCGATTGCGAACGGTGCGACGCTTGAGTTTTTCCGGACGGACAATCCCACGGTGGCCAATGTGATTTCCGGAAGCGGGGTGCTCCGGCAGTCCGGCACCGGCACCCTCACCCTCTCCGGAGCGAATACCTACACCGGCGGTACGACGGTTTCCGCCGGAACCCTCCGCGCCAGCTCGAACGCCTCGGTGGGCGTGCTGCCCGGCGGCGTCGTCACCGTGGCGGATGGAGGTGCCTTCGACCTGGGCGGGAATGCCACCGCCAACAACGCCAACTTCGGGCAGAAGTCGTTCGTCATTTCCGGTGCTGGCCCGGCCGGTCATGGAGCGATTCTCAATGGCAGCGCCTTGAACCAACAGAACGCGTTCCAAAGGGTGACGCTCGCCGCGGATGCCAGCATCGGTGGAACGGGGCGCTTCGATATCCGTGCCACCCAGGTCGGCGGGGTCAACCAGGCCGTGCTGGATCCCGCCGGTCACACGCTCACCAAGGTGGACGACAATTACGTCTGCCTGGTGTCCGCGGATGTCGGCGATGGCAACATCGTGGTCAATGGCGGCACCTTGAGCCTGGAGACCACCACCAGCGTTCCGGACTACGGCACGGGCAAGACGGTGACCTTCAACGCGGGGACCAACGCCCAGTTCTATTCGAACACCGCGGCCGTTTCCACCATCACCCGTCCGTTCGTCTTCAATGGCGAGGGGTGCAAGATCGCGAACGCGAGCGCCGTGGCATCACTCGTCGGCAGCCCGATTGAACTGCGCGGCGATGTCGCCCTCACCACCTTGCTCACTGTGTCCCCGGGGGCGCTGACGCTGGGCGGCAACATCACCGAGGCCGGCGGGGCACACGGGTTGACGAAACTCGGCACCTGCACCTTCGTCCTGGCGGGCACATCTTCCTACACCGGACCGACCACCGTCTCGACGGGCACGCTGCTGGTGAACGGGGCTCTGGGTACGACGGCGGTGACCACCGCCACCGGCACCACCTTCGGAGGCGCGGGATCGCTATTGGGTCCGCTGGTCGTGGGCGGCACGCTCGCCCCGGGCAATGCCGGCATCGGCACCTTCACCGCGGCGGGCGTGACCCTTTCGTCCACCGCCACACTCGCCATCCAGCTCAATTCCGGCTCCTCCGCCATCGACACGCTGGTGGCCGGAAATCTCAATCTCGGCGGGGCCGCGCTCGCGGTGACCGATGCGGGAACGACCGTGCTGGCCACCGGCACCAAGCTGCTGTTCGCCCAATACTCGGGTGCCCTCACCGGCACGTTCTCCAACGTCGCCGACGGAGGCACGCTGGTGGTCGGGCCGAACACGTTTCGGGTGAACCTCCACGACACGGTCGCGGGCCAGGCCGCGATCACCCTCACGGTGCCCGCCACCGGATTCAGCCCGGGTTATGACAGCTGGGCCACCGCGATGGGGCTGGATGGCACCAACAACGGCCCTGACCAGGACCCGGATGGCGATGGCCGTTCGAACCTGCTGGAGTTCGCGCTGGCCGCCAACCCGCTCTCGCCCGCTCCCGATGGCAGCCTGGCCAACCGCGTGCTGGAGATCGACCCGGGCACGGGTGTCGAACGCGTGCTCACGCTCACCCTTCCGGTTCGCTCTGGCGCGGGTTTCTCAGGTCCGGGTGACCTGGTGTCCGGAGCGGTGGATCGCATCATCTACACCGTCCAGGGATCGGTGGACTTCACGGATTTCACGTCGATGAATGTCACCGAGGTGGTGCCCGCCGTGACCTCCGGTCTGCCGGGGCTGCCCGGTGGCTGGAGCTACCGCACCTTCCGCGCGCCGGGGAACGTGGCCACCTCGTCCCGGGCCTTCCTGCGGGTGAAGGTGGCTGCTGAACCATGATCGCTTTCGGGTTTTCCAGGGTAATGCAATAGAGAAGTGCCCGCCAGCCCCTCAGTCCATGGGGCTGGCGGGCATGGCTGGCTGGGTCGGAGATAAACAGTGAAACCACGGCGGCGTTTGTGGTGGCCGTGGTGGCGGGACTTAGATCGCGGCGTCTTCTTTCCGCCCCTTTCTCCAAGGCCCTCCGTCATGAGCACCGCCCATCTCACCCCCGCCAGCCAACTGTCCCCCGCGTGGAAACTGGCCTACGACACCCTGGTCGCGAAGACCCGCCGCAACATCGCGGGCATGGCCGCTCAGCCCACCACCTGGTCGTGGGACGCGGACGGCGATTATTCGAAGTGGAACGAGGGTTTCCACGAGATCGGGAACTGGACCAGCTCCTTCATCACCGGCATGGCGCTCATCGCGTGGGGTGAGACGGAGGACGACCACTTCATCCGTCATGTATTGGAGCTCGATCCCCACTACCGGGAAAAGCTCGGCCGCCATGCGGTGGACACGATGCACGATCTCGGCTTCCTCTACTCGCTGCACTCGGTGGCGCTCCACAAGCTCACCGGCGGAGAATCGCACCGCGTGCTCGCGCTGCGGGCCGCGGAGGTGCTCGCAGCGCGCTTCATCCCGGAGGGCCGCTACATTCGCGCGTGGGGGCGCATGGACGACACGGGCGGTGAGTGGGATGCCATGGCGATCATCGACTGCATGATGAACCTGCCGCTGCTGTATTGGGCCTCGGTGGAAACCGGTGACCCGCGTTTCAAGGAGATCGCCACCCGCCATGCGGACACCACGCTGGCCTGCTTCATCCGCGGCGATGATTCCGTGTTCCACGCCTACCGTTTCGATCCCGTGACCGGCGCGCCCACCACTGGGGAAAACTACTGCGGGCACGGCAAGGACAGCCATTGGGCGCGCGGCACGGCGTGGGCGATCTACGGCTTCGCGATGAGCCACCGCCACACCGGGGATGAACGTTACCTCGATGCCTCGCTGCGGGTCGCGCGCCGGTTCGTTTCGCTGCTCGATGCCGAGGTGGTGCCGGTGTGGGACTTCCGTCTGCCGGACGATCCCGCGCTGCACATCCGGGATTCGTCCGCGGCGTCGATCGCGGTGTGCGGCATCCAGGAACTGGAAGCGCTCGGCCACGCGGATGAAACGCTTTTGGCGGCGAAGCACGCGTTGCTCGACCGGCTGTGCACAGCGGACTACCTGGACACGGACCTGGCGGTGCGCGGCACGCTGAAGCACGGCCAGGTGGGCAATCCGGTGAAGGCTTACACGAGCTGGGGCGACTATTACCTGATGGAAGCGCTGGCCCGTGAGAGCGGCATGATGATCCCGTGGTGGTGACCTTTATGAGCCTTTCTTCCTTCTCCCTCGACCGGGTCCGCCTGACGGGCGGGCCGTTCCATGAACGCCAGGAACTCCACCGCGGCTACCTGCTGGGTGTGGAAGTGGACCGGTTGCTCGCACCGTTCCGCCTGCAAGCCGGGCTCGATCCCCGCGCGTCGCGCTATGGCGGCTGGGAGTCCCGGGACATCAGCGGGCACAGCCTGGGGCACTACCTCTCCGCGATCAGCCTGATGCAGGCGGCCACCGGGGATGCGGAGCTGCTGCGCCGTGTCCACCACACCGTGGCGGAGCTGGCGCTGTGCCAGGCGGCGAATGGCGATGGCTACGTGCTGCCGGTGGACAAGACCGCCTTCGAGGGCGTGCGCACGGGGAGGATCGAGGCCACGCCGTTTTCGCTCAATGGCGTGTGGGTGCCGTTCTACACGCTGCACAAGCTGCTCGCGGGATTGCGCGATGCCCATCGCCTGGCGTCGAGCCACGATGCGCTGGTGGTGGCGGCAAAGGTGGCGGACTGGTTGGACGGCGTGCTGTCCCCGCTCACCGCGGAGCAGATCCAGGAGATGCTGCGCACCGAGCACGGCGGCATGAACGAGGTGCTGGCCGATCTTTCCGCCGACACGGGAAACCCGCGCTACCTGCGGATGGCGGAGGGGTTTTTCCATCACCAGGCGGTCCTCGCGCCGCTGCTGCGCGGCGAGGACCGGCTCGATGGCCTGCACGGGAACACGCAGATCCCGAAGATCGTGGGGCTGGCCCGCGAGGCCGAACTCGGTGGCGATCCCGCCTACCGGGAGGCCGCGGAGTTTTTCTGGGACCGGGTGGTGAACCATCGCTCCTACGCCACCGGTGGCCACGGCGAGAGCGAGCACTTCTTCCCATTGGAACAATTCCCACGCCGTCTCACGCCGAACACCTGCGAGACCTGCAACACCTACAACCTGCTCAAGCTCACCGGCCACCTCTTCCGGCACCGGCCGGACGCCGCGCGGATGGATTTCGTGGAGCGGGCGATGATCAACCACCTGCTGGTGAACCTCGGCCGACAGCCCGGCGAGTTCGGCTATTTCCTCGGGCTCGGCTCGGTGGGCGTGAAGGTGTTCTCCACGCCCTACGATTCATGGTGGTGCTGTGTCGGCACCGGCCTGGAAAACCCCGCGCGCTACGGCGAGCAGATATACGCCCGCCACGCGGACATGCTGTGGGTGAATCTCTACCTGGGCAGCACGCTCGATTGGCGTGAGCGGGGCGTGATCGTCCGGCAGGACACGGTTTTTCCGGAAGAGGACACGGTGCGGTTTTCCTTCACCTGTGAGGAGCCGGTGCGCTTCGCCTTGAAGCTCCGCCACCCCGCGTGGTGCGCCGGACCGGAAATCGTGCTGAATGGGGAAAAGCTGGAAGTGGAATCACGGCGTTCATCGTACTTCACCCTCGACCGCGAGTGGCGCTCCGGCGACACGCTGGTGGTGCGGCTACCGATGGCGCTGCGGGTGGAGTTCCTCCCGCAGGTGGAGGAGGGGAGCGGGGCCTTCCTGTTCGGCCCCACCTTGCTCGCGGCGATCGTGCCGGACGAGGAGGGCGTGCCGAATCCCTCGAAACGCCGCTTCAGCGAGCACCTCGATGCCCGTGGCAAGACCGATGCGTTTCCCCCGCATATCGTGGCGGAGTCTTGGGATGCGGCCTTGCAGGGCATGAGGCCTACCGGCTTCGCGTCCTTCCGGAGCGAGGGCGTGGTGAAGCCCGCGGACCTGGTCCTCGTGCCCTTCCACCGCATCTACGAGGAGCAGTATGCGGTCTATTTTCCGCGTCTCACCGCCGCGGAGTGGGCGGAGCGGGAGAGCGGCATCCGTGCCGAACGCGAGCGCCAGCGGGCGATCGAGGCGGGCACGCTTGATTCGGTCACGCCCGGCTTCCAGCAGCCGGAAGTCGAGCACGGCCTGTGCGGTGAGAACAGCGCGATCGAGGATTTTTCCGACCGGAAATGTCGTCTTGCCCGCGATGGCGGATGGTTCTCCTACAGCTTGAAATGCGATCCCGTTGAACCGTTGTCGCTGGTGATCACCTACTGGGGCGGCGTTTGGCACAAGCGGATCTTCGAGGTCCGCGTGGACGATGAACTCATTGCCACCGAGGAACTGCTGGCGAACCGGCCGGGCGAGTTCTTCGACCATGTGCACGAGCTGCCCGCGCACCTGACCGCGGGCAAGAGCCGCGTGACCGTCCGTTTCCAATCGCGCCCCGGCGACATCGCGGGGGGCGTGTTCGACCTGCGCCTGATGCGCCGCGAGGTGGCCCCCGCGGCCTACCGCCAGGAGTTCGTGTTCAAGGACCACTGAGGTCCCGGTGGACATCACCGGCTCCCGATTGCGGAGATCGAAAAGAAGGGCCGCCATCGCGATGCAATGGCGGCCTTTGGAAATACCGGATGTCGGGGAGGATCAGCGCACCAC comes from Luteolibacter sp. LG18 and encodes:
- a CDS encoding polysaccharide lyase 6 family protein, coding for MRPFVLIVLFVSTSIALARDFTVSSAGDLGKAMAGLKPGDTVILADGEWRDQDLVFQAQGTEAKPVTFRAATAGKVILVGNSSLVIDGSHVVAGGLWLKESTTSGRAIFLRGDHCRLSSCAVTGGNARNFLDITGTDHRIDHCYFADKTTDSPTIQVQVEGSPNRHRFDHNHFGPRPPLGRNGGETMRIGYSGQSMRSSGTVVEDNLFDRCDGEIEIISNKSCDNVYRSNTFRDCAGMLTLRHGNGCRVEGNFFFGGGKKGAGGIRIIGENHVVVNNYLDDVVEGAFWITAGIPESPLNGYFQARHCTIAFNTVVASRGVCIQTDAGMGTSGRTLLPEDIAIAGNLLNLPPGSVPARGKQGPGFVWADNLTNLAAPGFRTVEPGLSRGPDGVWRPSTGSPCIGAAKGLAGIAADIDGQPRPDRADAGCDQVSSAPVVHRALSAADVGPAWMNRSVPVKAAP
- a CDS encoding autotransporter-associated beta strand repeat-containing protein, encoding MSPRIAGRPIVTRASLLATAATLFLAPLPATAATKTWDGGGTNDTWLNGVNWNANTAPAANDTLVFGGTVRLTPVNDFAAGTVFTGLSFAAGAGAFNVTGNGIVLNRSTIANNATNAVTVGLPITIGSGLTTLTTPATGGTMNLSGAFARSTGSTVVVNRVGGNINLAGSGLANDASGILGGWAVIGNDWASLDGSGNTVPYTAYTNIPSGAITTGANLNYRYTADTANITAAAGTAINSLVTTIGTGRTLTLAGALRLGARGGIYRTGASSANSVMLVTGGSLTASGGGEITLLDATTTAANFTATNNNLRIDSTMTDDGANPVAVNIVGYLDIRGTNTYSGGTFINLGRVQGSNTSVFGTGPVTIYTGGQAFLNNNGTFANNFTIAGTGSTETSGGQTMGAIRMNTGATTLSGTITLAENARITGGSGGTNAITGKITGSGRLEFTAATGNVGSITLNNAANDWNGGLLLTVGGAGRQVYVKLGADEQIPNGAGKGSVTIAGASDIARLDLSGHNETINGLNAAVNTFNQVKNTAATPCTLTLGANNAAGDFGGTLDDAGAGAVSLVKTGTGTQIFRGTTNHLGTTTVDGGRLEFVGDLAATGLVTVNSGATLAANAQLSPDVTIATGGLLASNPAAGAGITLKKDLNLAEGSAIQINTASFPAAPVQVLGTLNPTGGEATVSINLTGVAPAVGQYPVISYGALGGVGLTAFKLGTVPLRFQAQLYNDTVNKVIVMDVISSGDFPVWSGALGNEWSTAVLAAPKNWVMNSSAAITTDYLDGEIDLFDDTAVHATPDISNGPVSPLEVRFNNNVLDYVVTGSQGITGTGILVKNGSAVSTLATNNSYSGQTTVNAGTLRIGNGGTSGTAGSGPIANGATLEFFRTDNPTVANVISGSGVLRQSGTGTLTLSGANTYTGGTTVSAGTLRASSNASVGVLPGGVVTVADGGAFDLGGNATANNANFGQKSFVISGAGPAGHGAILNGSALNQQNAFQRVTLAADASIGGTGRFDIRATQVGGVNQAVLDPAGHTLTKVDDNYVCLVSADVGDGNIVVNGGTLSLETTTSVPDYGTGKTVTFNAGTNAQFYSNTAAVSTITRPFVFNGEGCKIANASAVASLVGSPIELRGDVALTTLLTVSPGALTLGGNITEAGGAHGLTKLGTCTFVLAGTSSYTGPTTVSTGTLLVNGALGTTAVTTATGTTFGGAGSLLGPLVVGGTLAPGNAGIGTFTAAGVTLSSTATLAIQLNSGSSAIDTLVAGNLNLGGAALAVTDAGTTVLATGTKLLFAQYSGALTGTFSNVADGGTLVVGPNTFRVNLHDTVAGQAAITLTVPATGFSPGYDSWATAMGLDGTNNGPDQDPDGDGRSNLLEFALAANPLSPAPDGSLANRVLEIDPGTGVERVLTLTLPVRSGAGFSGPGDLVSGAVDRIIYTVQGSVDFTDFTSMNVTEVVPAVTSGLPGLPGGWSYRTFRAPGNVATSSRAFLRVKVAAEP
- a CDS encoding glycoside hydrolase family 88 protein; translated protein: MSTAHLTPASQLSPAWKLAYDTLVAKTRRNIAGMAAQPTTWSWDADGDYSKWNEGFHEIGNWTSSFITGMALIAWGETEDDHFIRHVLELDPHYREKLGRHAVDTMHDLGFLYSLHSVALHKLTGGESHRVLALRAAEVLAARFIPEGRYIRAWGRMDDTGGEWDAMAIIDCMMNLPLLYWASVETGDPRFKEIATRHADTTLACFIRGDDSVFHAYRFDPVTGAPTTGENYCGHGKDSHWARGTAWAIYGFAMSHRHTGDERYLDASLRVARRFVSLLDAEVVPVWDFRLPDDPALHIRDSSAASIAVCGIQELEALGHADETLLAAKHALLDRLCTADYLDTDLAVRGTLKHGQVGNPVKAYTSWGDYYLMEALARESGMMIPWW
- a CDS encoding beta-L-arabinofuranosidase domain-containing protein translates to MSLSSFSLDRVRLTGGPFHERQELHRGYLLGVEVDRLLAPFRLQAGLDPRASRYGGWESRDISGHSLGHYLSAISLMQAATGDAELLRRVHHTVAELALCQAANGDGYVLPVDKTAFEGVRTGRIEATPFSLNGVWVPFYTLHKLLAGLRDAHRLASSHDALVVAAKVADWLDGVLSPLTAEQIQEMLRTEHGGMNEVLADLSADTGNPRYLRMAEGFFHHQAVLAPLLRGEDRLDGLHGNTQIPKIVGLAREAELGGDPAYREAAEFFWDRVVNHRSYATGGHGESEHFFPLEQFPRRLTPNTCETCNTYNLLKLTGHLFRHRPDAARMDFVERAMINHLLVNLGRQPGEFGYFLGLGSVGVKVFSTPYDSWWCCVGTGLENPARYGEQIYARHADMLWVNLYLGSTLDWRERGVIVRQDTVFPEEDTVRFSFTCEEPVRFALKLRHPAWCAGPEIVLNGEKLEVESRRSSYFTLDREWRSGDTLVVRLPMALRVEFLPQVEEGSGAFLFGPTLLAAIVPDEEGVPNPSKRRFSEHLDARGKTDAFPPHIVAESWDAALQGMRPTGFASFRSEGVVKPADLVLVPFHRIYEEQYAVYFPRLTAAEWAERESGIRAERERQRAIEAGTLDSVTPGFQQPEVEHGLCGENSAIEDFSDRKCRLARDGGWFSYSLKCDPVEPLSLVITYWGGVWHKRIFEVRVDDELIATEELLANRPGEFFDHVHELPAHLTAGKSRVTVRFQSRPGDIAGGVFDLRLMRREVAPAAYRQEFVFKDH